The sequence GTGCAGCGCGTCGAGGAGCGGCTCGCGGGTTCCTGAGCACGCCCGATCGGGGTGTGCGGCAAGCCGTGGACCAGCCATGACGCCACCGAGAGTCCATGCCAGGATGGGAAGCGTGACACAGCCACGCGGATCAGGAAACAACTCACCCGCCATGTCCGCGGCACTCTCAGGAGCCGTGGACCTCTCGGCGGTGAAGGCGCGAGCCGAGGCGGCGGCGCGGCAGGCGCCGCAGTCCGGTGGGGGCGCCGCAGGCCAGGCAGACGGCGCGACGAACGCCTCGGTCATCGACGTGACCGAGGCCACGTTCCAGGCCGAGGTCGTGGAGCGGTCGCTGCGGCAGTTGGTCGTGGTGGATCTGTGGGCCGACTGGTGCGGGCCGTGCAAGCAGCTCAGCCCGGTGCTGGAGCGGCTGGCAGGGGAGAGTGGCGGGGCCTGGGTGCTCGCCAAGATCGACGTGGATGCCAACCCGCGCATCTCCCAGCTGTTCGGTGTCCAGTCGATCCCCACGGTCGTCGCCATCGCGGGTGGCCAGCCCGTCGATGCGTTCTCGGGGGCGCTGCCGGAGTCGCAGATCAAACAGTGGTTGCAGCAACTGCTGGACCTGCTGCGGGACAAGCTGCCCGGCGTGCAGGGCGCGCAACAGGCTCCGCAGGAGGAGCCGCAGCAGGACCCGAGGTTCGCTGAGGCCGAGGACGCCTTCGAGCGAGG comes from Saccharomonospora xinjiangensis XJ-54 and encodes:
- a CDS encoding tetratricopeptide repeat protein — translated: MSAALSGAVDLSAVKARAEAAARQAPQSGGGAAGQADGATNASVIDVTEATFQAEVVERSLRQLVVVDLWADWCGPCKQLSPVLERLAGESGGAWVLAKIDVDANPRISQLFGVQSIPTVVAIAGGQPVDAFSGALPESQIKQWLQQLLDLLRDKLPGVQGAQQAPQEEPQQDPRFAEAEDAFERGDFAEAEAAYKRILDNEPGNEQAKAALVQVRFAARAANTDPSAIAKADADPSDLDAQFAAADAQVAMGEVENGFARLIAAIRRTAGDDRNRVREHLVSLFELFDPADERVAKARRDLASALF